In one Mesorhizobium australicum genomic region, the following are encoded:
- a CDS encoding thermonuclease family protein: MPRTVAPSIIAVPPVDPGTLERVDPRPPLSVIAPAAPPKKPPPKPLLFQPVAEAAGVIAAGGRTITISDVDVVGDAETCIRPEGGEWPCGRAARTAFRSFLRSRAVTCDFPEGEVPDRLSTTCRIGPRDIGEWLVENGWARANGDKYAGKARAAQDAGRGIYGKGPAALPPELSPPVDVPASGAAQAPAGASDISILPSEIVTPPREGASEEQPEAQPEAAGPGEASPGLSPLPPPSSPLR; encoded by the coding sequence GTCGATCCGGGCACGCTCGAGCGCGTCGATCCGCGTCCGCCGCTGAGCGTGATCGCGCCGGCCGCGCCGCCGAAGAAGCCGCCGCCGAAACCTCTCCTGTTCCAGCCTGTCGCCGAGGCCGCGGGCGTGATCGCAGCGGGCGGGCGCACGATCACCATCTCGGATGTCGATGTCGTGGGAGATGCAGAAACCTGCATACGCCCGGAAGGCGGCGAATGGCCGTGCGGCCGCGCTGCGCGCACCGCGTTCCGCTCTTTCCTGCGCAGCCGCGCGGTGACCTGCGACTTCCCCGAGGGCGAGGTTCCCGACCGGCTGTCGACGACCTGCCGCATTGGTCCGCGCGACATCGGCGAATGGCTGGTCGAGAACGGATGGGCGCGCGCAAACGGCGACAAATATGCCGGCAAGGCCAGGGCCGCGCAGGATGCCGGTCGCGGGATTTACGGCAAGGGTCCGGCCGCCCTGCCGCCCGAGCTTTCGCCTCCGGTCGATGTCCCGGCGAGTGGGGCCGCGCAGGCGCCGGCGGGCGCCAGCGACATATCGATCCTACCGTCCGAGATCGTCACGCCGCCCCGGGAGGGCGCATCGGAGGAGCAGCCTGAGGCCCAGCCGGAAGCTGCCGGGCCGGGCGAGGCCTCGCCCGGTCTCAGCCCGCTGCCGCCGCCGTCTTCGCCGCTCCGCTGA
- a CDS encoding lysine--tRNA ligase gives MTAPAPLITPEIVAAAHESKAWPFEEAKKIVARYKGRDWPQTILFETGYGPSGLPHIGTFGEVARTSMVRHAFRVLTEDKVPTRLLCFSDDMDGMRKIPDNVPDRAFLEPYLHMPLTVVPNPFGGDYESFGHHNNAMLRRFLDTFGFDYEFASATDYYKSGRFDAVLLKAAEKYDDIMKVMLPTLGPERQATYSPFLPISPKTGRVLYVPMKHVDAKAGTVTFEDEDGTETTLPVTGGAVKLQWKPDFGMRWAALGVDFEMFGKDHQTNAAIYDRICVILGGHAPEHFVYELFLDEVGQKISKSKGNGLTIDEWLTYAPTESLGLYMFQRPRQAKKLYFDVIPKAVDEYYSFLSAYPRQDWKERLGNPVWHMHDGQPPVIDLPVTFALLLNLVSASNAHDRNVLWGFISRYAPGVTADTHPELDRLAGYAIRYYDDFVKPSKVYRAPDDVERAALTQLAGKLRALPSGTDGEAIQNAALDVAREIERYQDHEKKSPTGGPGVSGAFFQMIYQVVIGQERGPRFGSFAALYGAKETAALIDRALAGELSGAAKTAAAAG, from the coding sequence ATGACCGCCCCCGCTCCCCTCATCACGCCCGAGATCGTTGCCGCGGCGCATGAGAGCAAAGCCTGGCCCTTCGAGGAGGCGAAGAAGATCGTCGCCCGCTACAAGGGGCGCGACTGGCCGCAGACGATCCTGTTCGAGACCGGATACGGACCGTCGGGCCTGCCGCATATCGGCACGTTCGGCGAGGTGGCGCGCACCTCCATGGTGCGGCACGCCTTCCGCGTGCTGACCGAGGACAAGGTGCCGACGCGGCTCCTTTGCTTCTCCGACGACATGGACGGCATGCGCAAGATCCCGGACAACGTGCCGGACCGCGCCTTCCTCGAACCCTATCTGCACATGCCGCTCACCGTCGTGCCCAATCCGTTCGGCGGCGACTATGAGAGCTTCGGCCATCACAACAATGCGATGCTGCGCCGCTTCCTCGATACGTTCGGCTTCGACTACGAATTCGCCAGCGCCACCGACTATTACAAGTCCGGCCGGTTCGATGCGGTGTTGCTGAAGGCCGCCGAAAAGTACGACGACATCATGAAGGTGATGCTGCCCACCCTCGGCCCCGAGCGCCAGGCGACCTACAGCCCCTTCCTGCCGATCTCGCCGAAGACCGGCCGGGTGCTCTACGTGCCGATGAAGCATGTGGATGCGAAGGCCGGCACAGTCACCTTCGAAGACGAGGACGGCACCGAGACGACGCTGCCCGTGACGGGAGGCGCGGTGAAGCTGCAGTGGAAGCCCGACTTCGGCATGCGCTGGGCGGCACTCGGTGTCGACTTCGAGATGTTCGGCAAGGATCATCAGACCAATGCGGCAATCTACGACCGCATCTGCGTGATTCTGGGCGGGCATGCGCCGGAACACTTCGTCTACGAGCTCTTCCTGGACGAGGTCGGCCAGAAGATCTCCAAGTCGAAGGGCAACGGACTGACGATCGACGAGTGGCTGACCTACGCGCCGACCGAGAGCCTCGGCCTCTACATGTTCCAGCGGCCGCGGCAGGCGAAGAAGCTCTATTTCGACGTCATCCCGAAGGCGGTGGACGAGTATTACTCGTTCCTCTCCGCCTATCCGCGGCAGGACTGGAAGGAGCGGCTCGGCAATCCGGTCTGGCACATGCATGACGGCCAGCCGCCGGTGATCGATCTGCCGGTGACCTTCGCGCTGCTGCTCAACCTCGTCAGCGCCTCGAATGCGCATGACCGCAACGTGCTGTGGGGCTTCATCTCGCGCTATGCGCCCGGTGTCACCGCCGACACGCATCCTGAGCTCGACAGGCTCGCGGGCTACGCGATCCGCTACTACGATGACTTCGTGAAGCCGTCCAAGGTCTATCGCGCCCCGGACGACGTGGAGCGTGCAGCGTTGACGCAGCTTGCCGGCAAGCTGCGCGCCCTGCCCTCGGGCACCGACGGCGAGGCGATCCAGAACGCCGCGCTTGATGTGGCCCGAGAGATCGAGCGCTACCAGGATCACGAGAAGAAGAGCCCGACCGGCGGGCCCGGCGTCTCGGGCGCGTTCTTCCAGATGATCTACCAGGTGGTCATCGGCCAGGAGCGCGGACCGCGCTTCGGTTCCTTCGCGGCCCTCTATGGCGCCAAGGAAACCGCGGCCCTCATCGATCGCGCACTGGCGGGCGAGCTCAGCGGAGCGGCGAAGACGGCGGCGGCAGCGGGCTGA